In one Eschrichtius robustus isolate mEscRob2 chromosome 15, mEscRob2.pri, whole genome shotgun sequence genomic region, the following are encoded:
- the MXD1 gene encoding max dimerization protein 1 yields the protein MAAAVRMNIQMLLEAADYLERREREAEHGYASMLPYNNKDRDALKRRSKSKKNNSSSRSTHNEMEKNRRAHLRLCLEKLKGLVPLGPESNRHTTLSLLTKAKLHIKKLEDCDRKAIHQIDQLQREQRHLKRQLEQLGIERIRTDSTGSSGSSERSDSDREEIDVDVESTDDLTGDLDWSSSSVSDSDERGSTQSLGSDEGYSSSSVKRRKLQDSPKTRLGL from the exons ATGGCGGCGGCGGTTCGGATGAACATCCAGATGCTGCTGGAGGCGGCCGACTACCTGGAGCGGCGGGAGAGAG AAGCTGAACATGGTTATGCCTCCATGTTACCATACAATAACAAGGACAGAGATGCCTTAAAACGGAGGAGCAAATCCAAGAAGAATAACAGCAGTAGCAG ATCCACTCACAATGAAATGGAGAAGAATAG ACGGGCCCACCTTCGCTTGTGCCTGGAAAAGTTGAAGGGGCTGGTGCCACTTggtccagaatcaaatcgacacACTACATTGAGTTTATTAACAAAAGCCAAATTGCACATAAAG AAACTTGAAGACTGTGACAGAAAAGCCATTCACCAAATAGACCAGCTTCAGCGAGAGCAGCGGCACCTGAAGAGGCAGCTGGAGCAGCTGGGCATCGAGAGGATACGGACGGACAGCACCGGCTCCTCCGGCTCCTCGGAGCGCTCCGACTCCGACAGGG AAGAGATCGACGTGGACGTGGAAAGCACAGACGACCTCACGGGCGACCTGGACTGGAGCAGCAGCAGCGTGAGCGACTCGGACGAGCGGGGAAGCACGCAGAGCCTGGGCAGCGACGAGGGCTACTCCAGCTCCAGCGTCAAGAGGAGGAAGCTCCAGGACAGTCCCAAGACGCGTCTCGGGCTCTAG
- the SNRNP27 gene encoding U4/U6.U5 small nuclear ribonucleoprotein 27 kDa protein produces the protein MGRSRSRSPRRERRRSRSTSRERERRRRERSRSRERDRRRSRSRSPHRRRSRSPRRHRSTSPSPSRLKERRDEEKKETKETKSKERQITEEDLEGKTEEEIEMMKLMGFASFDSTKGKKVDGSVNAYAINVSQKRKYRQYMNRKGGFNRPLDFIA, from the exons ATGGGTCGCAGCCGCAGCCGGTCCCCGCGGAGGG AGCGTAGGCGGTCCCGGTCCACCTCCCGAGAGAGAGAACGCAGGCGCCGAGAAAGGTCCCGGTCCCGAGAGCGAGATCGGAGAAGAAGCCGCTCTCGATCCCCTCACAGAAGACGTTCCAG GTCCCCAAGACGACATAGATCCACATCTCCTTCCCCTTCTCGactaaaagaaagaagagatgaggagaagaaagaaacaaaagaaacaaagagcaAAGAACGTCAGATAACTG AGGAAGACTTGGAGGgcaaaacagaggaagaaatagaaatgatgAAGTTAATGGGATTTGCCTCCTTTGACTCCACAAAA GGGAAAAAGGTGGATGGCTCTGTAAATGCCTATGCCATAAATGTGTCTCAGAAGAGGAAGTATAG GCAGTACATGAATCGAAAAGGTGGATTCAACAGACCTTTGGATTTTATTGCATGA